In Geotalea uraniireducens, one genomic interval encodes:
- a CDS encoding MMPL family transporter has protein sequence MAQLAAQVIVRTQAAIRAHLEWLYRIGWQRPRTTLGALLIALLLAGGSVLNIHFESDIFKLFPANNSALQLFLDTLEWTGSAGEAYFLLEGPAARLPAAAEDFATKLRHLRVDGEPAFRRVTYRTVDPSEATAFARFVGYAVYRPQLFLPPAATGDYNQRLTPADMAEALQRATRELMIGSTLGARDLVAADPLYLRELILPRLKEGSQSFALAPDSPYLLSRDGTLLIMIAEPARPVQDMAFARRLVAGINRARLGSDVAISCAGAHLSAVIDEAVMKRNIVVCVISSLLVVLALFYLTYRRLYPTLLLPVIIACGTVLSLGAAGLLLPSIHIISFAFTALIVGLGTDYSIHLYDRFHAERQADQSTTEALRLAVVDTGQGIFTAATTTALPFLALTISDVRALSELGLLVGLGVIFSMYATFLLLPPVLLYTDRHSRGHYALLPAFGLGGLWRLTRRVPRLVTGTTLVALLGLAGAATTISFEGDLKNLQPRHSEAFLTQERIERHLSIAPRQLLVELPGDSLDALVDQGSRVALLAERYRQEGKLTAVSWLGQILNARPVQEKILATLHTPTVRSAGRTLSRTMAESGFEPAMFPQAAAGLDQLPAAGPVPLAEALQQLRQSPFAGMVSRYLVERNGRYHLLLYLHYRGSEFPQKAFIAALQGIAPTARVTSTELISAQLANSVRTSFARGFLIGGVLVLALLLVHFESLRGIAAALLPVFAGVVAMLGLMALTGMRLNFMNAMVLVTILGMGSDYGLHVYHRLQGGPPDEAPERFTQAGRAVLLSALTTIAGFGSLAFTDYGAMASIGWATNFGIAATMLFALVALPAALALFRPSTIDINR, from the coding sequence ATGGCCCAGCTGGCGGCACAAGTGATCGTCCGAACCCAGGCCGCTATCCGGGCACATCTCGAATGGCTCTACCGGATCGGCTGGCAGCGCCCCCGGACCACTCTCGGCGCCCTGCTGATCGCCCTGCTGCTGGCCGGCGGTTCGGTCCTCAACATCCACTTCGAATCCGACATTTTCAAGCTCTTCCCCGCCAACAACAGTGCCTTGCAGCTCTTCCTCGACACCCTGGAATGGACCGGCAGTGCCGGAGAGGCCTATTTTCTCCTCGAAGGGCCCGCGGCACGGCTCCCCGCCGCAGCGGAGGATTTCGCTACCAAGCTGCGCCACCTTCGGGTTGACGGCGAGCCCGCCTTCCGCCGGGTCACCTACCGCACGGTCGACCCGTCCGAGGCGACCGCCTTTGCCCGCTTTGTCGGCTATGCGGTTTACCGGCCCCAATTGTTCCTCCCGCCGGCAGCTACCGGTGACTACAACCAACGGCTCACCCCGGCCGACATGGCAGAAGCCCTGCAGCGGGCGACGCGGGAACTGATGATCGGCTCGACCTTGGGCGCTCGCGACCTGGTGGCAGCTGATCCGCTCTATCTCCGGGAACTGATTCTCCCCCGGCTGAAAGAAGGGAGCCAGTCATTCGCCCTGGCCCCCGATTCTCCTTATCTGCTCTCCCGCGACGGCACGCTGTTGATCATGATCGCCGAACCGGCCCGGCCGGTACAGGACATGGCCTTTGCCCGCCGGCTGGTGGCCGGCATCAACCGGGCGCGTCTCGGCTCGGACGTCGCCATTTCCTGTGCCGGCGCCCATCTCTCTGCGGTGATCGACGAGGCGGTGATGAAACGGAACATCGTCGTCTGCGTCATTTCATCACTATTGGTGGTCCTGGCCCTCTTCTACCTAACGTACCGCCGGTTGTACCCCACACTGCTGCTGCCGGTGATCATCGCCTGCGGCACCGTTCTCTCCCTCGGCGCCGCCGGGCTGCTGCTCCCATCGATCCATATCATCTCCTTCGCCTTCACCGCGCTGATCGTCGGCCTCGGCACTGACTACTCGATCCACCTCTACGACCGGTTCCATGCCGAACGCCAGGCGGACCAGAGTACCACGGAAGCGCTGCGGCTCGCCGTCGTCGATACCGGCCAGGGAATCTTCACCGCCGCCACGACTACCGCCCTTCCCTTCCTTGCCCTGACGATCTCCGATGTTCGCGCCCTTTCGGAGTTGGGACTACTCGTCGGCCTGGGAGTTATTTTTTCCATGTATGCAACGTTCCTGCTCCTGCCGCCGGTGCTGCTCTACACTGACCGGCATTCCCGAGGGCACTACGCCCTTCTGCCGGCTTTCGGTCTCGGCGGCCTCTGGCGGCTGACCCGCCGGGTGCCCCGCCTCGTAACCGGGACGACGCTCGTTGCCCTCCTCGGCCTGGCCGGTGCCGCCACGACCATCTCTTTCGAGGGCGACCTGAAGAACCTGCAGCCACGCCATTCCGAAGCTTTCCTGACCCAGGAACGGATTGAACGTCATCTCAGCATCGCTCCCCGCCAGTTGCTCGTCGAACTGCCGGGCGACTCGCTCGACGCGCTGGTCGACCAGGGGAGTCGCGTGGCCCTGCTCGCAGAACGCTACCGGCAGGAGGGAAAGCTGACCGCCGTCTCCTGGCTCGGCCAGATCCTCAACGCCCGACCGGTGCAAGAGAAGATTCTCGCCACCCTGCACACCCCCACCGTACGGAGCGCCGGCCGCACCTTGAGCCGCACCATGGCTGAATCCGGCTTCGAGCCGGCGATGTTCCCGCAGGCCGCGGCCGGCCTCGACCAGTTGCCGGCAGCCGGACCGGTGCCCTTGGCCGAGGCGCTCCAACAACTCCGCCAATCGCCCTTTGCCGGGATGGTGAGCCGTTACCTGGTTGAACGTAACGGCCGCTACCACCTGCTGCTCTATCTCCATTACCGGGGTAGCGAATTCCCCCAGAAAGCGTTCATCGCCGCATTGCAGGGGATTGCCCCGACCGCCCGCGTCACGAGCACCGAGCTGATAAGCGCTCAGCTGGCCAATTCGGTTCGCACAAGTTTTGCCCGGGGTTTTCTGATCGGCGGGGTGCTCGTTCTCGCCCTGCTACTCGTCCATTTCGAATCGCTGCGCGGTATCGCCGCCGCCCTCCTGCCGGTCTTCGCCGGGGTTGTGGCAATGCTGGGGCTGATGGCCCTGACCGGGATGCGCCTCAACTTCATGAATGCCATGGTCCTGGTCACGATTCTCGGCATGGGAAGCGACTACGGCCTTCATGTCTACCACCGGCTGCAGGGAGGTCCGCCGGACGAGGCTCCCGAACGCTTCACCCAGGCCGGCCGCGCCGTGCTCCTCTCGGCCCTGACCACCATCGCCGGTTTCGGTTCCCTCGCCTTCACTGATTACGGCGCCATGGCCTCCATCGGCTGGGCCACCAACTTTGGGATCGCCGCCACCATGCTGTTCGCGCTGGTGGCACTTCCCGCCGCCC